In the Muricauda sp. MAR_2010_75 genome, one interval contains:
- a CDS encoding sterol desaturase family protein: MLEIIQNLPNPWAVLVDPISLIVLGMYVVLMIWEALFPARELPKVKNWKLRGLVSFGVFFYLSTYFPLIWDTYLVDYQIFDLTALGAGWGAFVALMIYEFGLYVWHYAMHKNDTLWKIFHQMHHSAERMDSYGAFYFSPMDMIGFSLLGSLCLVVIAGFTPEAATLFILITTFLAIFQHANIRTPRWMGYIVQRPEAHTIHHAKGIHAYNYSDISLFDIIFGTFNNPKGYEHETGFYNGASKRIWEMLTFKDVSKNNS; this comes from the coding sequence ATGCTAGAGATTATTCAAAATTTACCAAACCCATGGGCCGTACTTGTCGACCCTATTTCCCTAATTGTTTTGGGAATGTACGTGGTATTGATGATTTGGGAAGCCCTTTTTCCAGCTAGGGAACTGCCAAAAGTGAAGAACTGGAAGCTGAGAGGACTTGTGTCCTTCGGCGTGTTTTTTTATCTGTCCACCTACTTTCCATTAATTTGGGACACCTATTTAGTGGACTATCAAATTTTTGACCTAACCGCTTTGGGAGCTGGTTGGGGTGCCTTTGTTGCCCTAATGATTTACGAGTTTGGACTTTATGTTTGGCACTATGCCATGCATAAAAATGACACCCTTTGGAAAATATTCCACCAAATGCACCACAGTGCGGAACGTATGGACAGTTACGGTGCCTTTTATTTCAGCCCTATGGACATGATCGGATTTTCATTGTTGGGAAGCCTTTGTCTTGTTGTCATTGCTGGGTTTACACCGGAAGCCGCTACCCTCTTTATCCTGATCACCACATTTTTGGCCATATTTCAACATGCCAATATTAGAACGCCAAGGTGGATGGGGTATATTGTTCAGCGGCCTGAAGCCCACACCATACACCATGCCAAGGGAATTCACGCGTATAACTATTCAGATATCTCTCTTTTTGATATCATCTTTGGAACCTTCAACAACCCAAAGGGTTATGAACACGAAACCGGGTTTTACAATGGCGCATCAAAACGAATATGGGAAATGCTGACCTTTAAAGATGTGTCAAAAAACAATTCTTAA
- a CDS encoding tetratricopeptide repeat protein — MELVGNKETTIAVLPFQINGVENAMSPIIRGFTEDLIINFSKFNGLSVISQYSTMGISDISDTDSIEKLGADYLITGSFRPIEKGYRIGVQLIRTKDNRVVFAGNHDESLETVLNAQDIITQQMVSVLQQQIEHDLLSYSYKKESVGLAAYENWLLGIKELKKGTVESDLIARNYFEAALKIDPLFARAYTGISLSYFNEWSCQLWDRWEVSQKGAHDYALKAIELDENDYVSLAVLGRTFLYLGDYDKSEHLLRKSLRMNPNDADNLILISNCMVWLGYLEEAEELYIKARNLNPLYPEAYLPIGMLIYFEKGDYKRATALGEKVANISIWTDFTAFLAAAYYHLSLYEQMNLYWKKYLELFKKNINEGKEATNKEAVEWQKVVNPYKVKSNLEPFWEFKLGDSPMKTTSSVPRASAVSKGRFIHNGDLWQLSYLDLSVAIKDCKGLHDISKLLEQPESQLHCTELMGVVLETVGTSIIDDQALKEYKEKIRSLKADISDAEEMGLYQKADQFKEEYEALVEHLSKVTGLSNKIRKTGSSNEKARAAVTWRIRNAIKKIEKVHPQLAKHLANSIKTGTYCSYEPETPHEWTV, encoded by the coding sequence GTGGAACTGGTTGGTAATAAGGAGACTACAATTGCAGTATTGCCCTTTCAGATTAATGGGGTAGAAAATGCTATGAGCCCTATTATAAGAGGGTTTACCGAAGACTTGATTATTAATTTCTCGAAGTTTAATGGCCTTTCAGTAATTTCCCAATATTCTACAATGGGTATTTCTGATATTTCGGACACCGATTCCATTGAAAAGTTGGGAGCGGATTACCTCATAACGGGGAGTTTTAGGCCAATAGAAAAAGGGTATAGAATTGGGGTTCAGCTCATAAGAACCAAAGATAATAGAGTGGTTTTTGCCGGAAACCATGACGAGTCTTTGGAAACCGTACTCAATGCCCAGGATATCATTACGCAACAAATGGTGAGTGTTCTGCAACAACAGATAGAGCATGATCTTCTTTCCTACTCTTACAAAAAGGAATCTGTAGGACTCGCTGCCTACGAAAATTGGCTTCTAGGAATAAAGGAATTAAAAAAAGGGACCGTTGAGAGCGATTTGATTGCCCGCAACTATTTTGAAGCCGCCTTAAAAATAGATCCCTTGTTTGCCAGGGCTTACACCGGAATATCCCTTTCCTATTTCAATGAATGGAGCTGCCAATTGTGGGACCGTTGGGAAGTAAGCCAAAAAGGAGCTCACGATTACGCCCTCAAGGCCATTGAATTGGATGAAAACGATTACGTTTCATTGGCAGTTTTGGGAAGGACTTTTTTGTATTTGGGCGATTATGACAAGTCTGAACATCTTCTACGGAAGTCATTGCGGATGAATCCAAATGATGCTGACAACCTCATTCTTATTTCAAATTGTATGGTATGGTTGGGGTATTTAGAGGAAGCCGAAGAACTGTACATCAAGGCCCGTAATTTAAATCCGTTGTATCCCGAAGCCTACCTGCCCATCGGCATGCTAATCTATTTTGAAAAAGGAGATTACAAAAGAGCCACAGCATTAGGGGAAAAAGTAGCCAATATTTCTATTTGGACCGATTTCACTGCATTTTTGGCCGCGGCCTATTACCATCTCTCCCTTTATGAACAGATGAATCTGTACTGGAAGAAATATCTGGAACTTTTCAAAAAAAATATCAATGAAGGAAAAGAGGCCACCAATAAAGAGGCAGTAGAATGGCAAAAAGTGGTCAACCCCTATAAGGTAAAAAGTAATTTGGAACCGTTTTGGGAGTTTAAACTAGGAGATTCCCCAATGAAAACCACCTCCAGTGTTCCACGGGCAAGTGCTGTTTCAAAAGGAAGATTTATCCATAATGGGGACTTATGGCAACTCTCGTATTTGGATTTATCTGTTGCCATAAAAGATTGCAAAGGGCTGCATGACATTTCCAAATTACTGGAACAGCCCGAGTCACAATTGCATTGCACCGAACTTATGGGTGTGGTCCTTGAAACTGTAGGAACGTCCATAATTGATGACCAAGCTTTAAAAGAGTACAAAGAAAAAATCCGCTCCTTAAAAGCAGACATTTCCGATGCCGAGGAAATGGGACTATATCAAAAGGCCGATCAATTTAAAGAAGAGTATGAGGCCTTGGTAGAGCACCTGTCAAAAGTAACAGGGTTGTCCAATAAAATTCGGAAGACAGGCTCTTCCAATGAAAAAGCAAGGGCAGCAGTAACATGGCGAATCCGGAATGCCATCAAAAAAATTGAAAAAGTACATCCCCAACTGGCCAAGCACTTGGCCAATTCCATCAAAACAGGAACCTATTGTAGCTATGAGCCAGAGACACCACATGAGTGGACCGTTTAA
- a CDS encoding PD40 domain-containing protein gives MVHPAIEVLKEFDKVRDFTMDASDSEAYFTIQSQTEDVSVISIVAKTDNKWNTPTIAPFSGTYKDMEPFLAPDGLRLYFVSNRPLHDSISKTKDYDIWYVERFSKTSAWSKPINMGEPINSEHNEFYPAVAENGNFYYTGDRPESKGEDDIFFSEFKNGTYLEPISLNENINSKGYEYNAYISKKETYLIFGGYNRKDGQGSGDLYISFKNASGEWSKAKPLPQPINSKQMDYCPFVDEANNMLYFTSRRVTNPDGPIHTMKSLVQFLNSYENGNSRLYKVEINPLQFQP, from the coding sequence ATGGTTCATCCTGCAATTGAGGTTTTAAAAGAATTTGACAAAGTCAGGGACTTTACCATGGATGCTTCCGATTCCGAGGCTTACTTTACCATTCAATCCCAGACTGAAGATGTTTCGGTGATTTCAATCGTTGCCAAAACGGACAACAAATGGAATACACCAACAATTGCTCCCTTTTCGGGAACTTACAAAGACATGGAACCGTTTTTAGCTCCAGATGGGCTTCGGCTCTATTTTGTGTCAAACCGTCCCCTGCATGATTCCATTTCCAAAACCAAGGATTACGATATTTGGTATGTGGAACGGTTTTCAAAAACATCGGCCTGGTCCAAACCGATCAATATGGGAGAACCCATTAATTCAGAACACAATGAGTTTTATCCTGCCGTGGCCGAAAATGGTAATTTCTATTATACAGGTGACCGACCTGAGTCCAAGGGAGAAGATGATATTTTTTTCAGTGAGTTCAAAAATGGAACCTACTTGGAACCTATCTCTTTGAATGAAAACATTAATTCCAAAGGCTACGAATACAATGCCTACATTTCAAAAAAAGAAACTTATTTAATTTTTGGAGGGTATAACCGTAAAGATGGACAAGGCAGCGGCGATTTGTACATTAGTTTTAAAAACGCTTCAGGCGAATGGTCCAAAGCTAAACCCCTGCCCCAACCCATCAATTCTAAACAAATGGATTATTGCCCCTTTGTGGATGAGGCCAATAACATGTTGTATTTTACAAGCCGAAGAGTCACAAATCCTGATGGGCCAATTCATACTATGAAATCGTTGGTTCAATTTCTCAATTCCTATGAAAATGGAAACAGCAGGTTATACAAGGTTGAAATAAATCCCTTGCAGTTTCAACCATAG
- a CDS encoding SGNH/GDSL hydrolase family protein produces the protein MASLLALLNPNKSAAQDWPNLEKYKKANAELSAPTENEHRVVFMGNSITEGWSNANPDFFKNNSYINRGISGQTTPQMLLRFRQDVIDLKPKIVVILSGTNDIAGNTGPMTLEQIRDNMLSMVELAKANNIFPIVCSVLPAYDYPWRPGKQPNIKIPKLNTMLKAMAEEEGVMYLDYFSEMADDRNGLPKALTTDEVHLTKAGYAEMEKLVQKAIEQVVKNEK, from the coding sequence ATGGCTTCACTGTTAGCACTTTTAAATCCGAACAAATCCGCAGCGCAAGATTGGCCCAACTTGGAAAAGTATAAAAAGGCAAATGCTGAGCTATCCGCTCCTACGGAAAATGAACACCGTGTCGTTTTCATGGGCAACTCCATTACCGAAGGTTGGTCCAATGCCAACCCGGATTTCTTTAAAAACAATTCGTATATCAATCGCGGAATCAGTGGACAGACCACACCGCAGATGCTACTTCGTTTCCGACAAGATGTTATTGACCTTAAACCGAAAATCGTGGTTATTTTATCGGGTACCAATGATATTGCGGGCAATACAGGCCCCATGACTTTGGAACAAATTCGGGACAATATGCTTTCCATGGTAGAACTGGCAAAGGCCAATAACATTTTTCCCATTGTCTGTTCGGTGCTTCCCGCTTATGATTATCCGTGGCGACCAGGCAAACAGCCTAATATAAAGATTCCCAAACTCAATACAATGCTTAAGGCTATGGCCGAAGAAGAGGGTGTAATGTATTTGGATTATTTCTCGGAAATGGCCGATGATCGTAACGGGCTTCCCAAAGCATTGACCACAGATGAAGTCCATCTGACCAAAGCGGGCTATGCCGAAATGGAAAAATTGGTTCAAAAAGCTATCGAACAAGTTGTCAAAAATGAAAAGTAG
- a CDS encoding S10 family peptidase, with translation MRKIYLALSMVLCASLTIAQNRKLPVDTTVTTQHSVTIKGVNINYTATTGTQPVWDEMGEPIASLHYTYYTRNNVKNRAERPLLISFNGGPGSGSVWMHLAYTGPRILKIDNEGYPVQPYGVDHNPYSVLDVTDIVYVNPANTGYSRTIPETGEEVKREKFFGINADTEYLAEWLNTFVTRNNRWRSPKYIVGESYGGTRVMGLSLALQNQQWMYLNGVIMVSPADYKVFRDNDPVSSALNLPYFAAAAWHHKTLPAALQSKDLLEVLPEVEEYTINTLLPAIAKGGFIPDAERNEVAKQMAYYTGLKEKDIIDHNLVVPTQFFWKALLKDKGGYTIGRLDSRYLGIDRQLFGDSPDYSPELTSWLHSFTPAINYYLQEELGFKTDIKYNMFGPVHPWNNDDDNVRDNLRQAMAQNPYLNVLVQSGYYDGACTYFAAKYTMSQVDPSGRMKDRFDFKGYRSGHMMYLRREDLQKANDDIRDFILRTQTNGKSAKY, from the coding sequence ATGAGAAAAATTTATCTTGCTTTAAGCATGGTTTTATGCGCTTCCCTTACCATTGCCCAAAACAGAAAACTCCCGGTGGATACCACGGTAACGACCCAACATTCAGTTACCATAAAAGGAGTAAATATTAACTATACAGCCACTACAGGTACCCAACCCGTATGGGATGAAATGGGGGAGCCCATTGCTTCGCTTCACTATACTTATTATACTAGAAACAATGTTAAAAACAGAGCCGAACGCCCCTTGCTGATTTCCTTCAACGGTGGTCCCGGTTCGGGTTCTGTTTGGATGCACTTGGCCTACACAGGTCCTCGAATCCTTAAAATTGATAATGAAGGTTATCCCGTTCAACCTTATGGTGTGGATCATAACCCCTACTCTGTGTTGGATGTGACCGACATTGTATATGTGAATCCCGCTAACACTGGATATTCCCGAACCATTCCCGAAACTGGGGAAGAAGTGAAGCGTGAAAAGTTTTTTGGAATAAATGCAGACACCGAATATTTGGCAGAATGGTTGAACACCTTTGTAACCCGAAACAATCGCTGGAGGTCTCCAAAATACATTGTCGGAGAAAGCTATGGAGGAACCCGTGTAATGGGACTTTCCTTGGCATTGCAAAACCAGCAGTGGATGTATTTAAACGGGGTAATTATGGTATCTCCTGCTGATTATAAGGTGTTCCGTGACAACGACCCGGTTTCAAGCGCTTTAAACCTTCCTTATTTTGCTGCTGCTGCATGGCATCATAAGACATTACCAGCAGCATTGCAGAGCAAGGATTTGCTGGAGGTGTTACCGGAAGTTGAGGAGTATACCATAAACACGCTATTGCCCGCCATTGCCAAAGGAGGGTTTATTCCAGATGCGGAACGGAACGAAGTTGCCAAACAAATGGCCTATTATACAGGATTGAAGGAAAAGGACATTATTGACCACAATTTGGTTGTGCCCACCCAATTTTTCTGGAAGGCGCTCTTAAAAGATAAAGGAGGGTACACTATAGGTAGATTGGACAGCCGCTATTTGGGAATTGACAGGCAACTTTTTGGGGACAGCCCAGACTATTCTCCTGAGTTGACTTCTTGGCTGCACAGCTTTACTCCTGCGATAAATTATTACCTACAGGAAGAATTAGGATTCAAAACAGACATTAAGTATAACATGTTCGGTCCGGTTCATCCTTGGAACAACGATGATGACAATGTTCGAGATAATCTCCGCCAAGCGATGGCCCAAAACCCCTATTTGAATGTTTTGGTGCAATCTGGCTATTATGATGGAGCCTGTACCTACTTTGCGGCCAAATATACCATGTCTCAAGTAGACCCCAGTGGACGCATGAAAGATCGTTTTGATTTTAAAGGCTATCGCTCTGGACACATGATGTATTTGCGAAGAGAGGATCTTCAAAAGGCTAATGATGATATCAGGGACTTTATTCTTAGAACCCAGACCAATGGGAAGAGTGCTAAATACTAA
- a CDS encoding Gfo/Idh/MocA family protein: MKNLSRRNFNSLMAKGMGTAAIMATTPLACAMGSGQDKKKLGIALVGLGSYSTYQLAPALLDTQHCYLSGIVTGTPEKEKTWADKYNIPKKNIYNYQNFDDIAKNDDIDVVYVVLPNSMHAEFCIRAAKAGKHVICEKPMAVSVEECDAIINACKEAGVKLGVGYRLQSEPYTNEVKRFVREKTFGDIRYVSADAGYHSGGNPDQWRLNKELSGGGALLNMGVYAIQSAIYGSGQNPISVTAQEYSTRPEYFKDTDETITAQFEFPNGAVGNIMTSHNISANSMYVSAESGWFELQPANNYGPLSGRTSKGDVIEFPHESQQKLQMDDFAKHVLFDAPNIAPGEMGKRDMIICEAIYESIAKGGQKVMLDLEPGYGFGGLPTS; encoded by the coding sequence ATGAAAAACTTATCAAGAAGAAATTTTAATTCTCTAATGGCTAAAGGCATGGGAACAGCCGCCATTATGGCAACCACACCATTGGCTTGCGCCATGGGCAGTGGACAGGACAAAAAGAAATTGGGAATTGCCCTAGTGGGTCTTGGTAGTTATAGTACTTACCAATTGGCTCCCGCACTACTGGATACCCAACACTGTTATCTATCAGGGATTGTAACAGGAACCCCCGAAAAGGAAAAAACATGGGCTGATAAGTATAACATTCCAAAGAAAAATATCTACAACTACCAGAATTTTGATGACATAGCAAAGAACGATGATATTGATGTGGTCTATGTGGTACTTCCGAACAGCATGCATGCCGAATTCTGCATACGTGCGGCCAAAGCCGGAAAACATGTCATCTGCGAAAAACCTATGGCAGTAAGTGTTGAGGAATGCGATGCCATTATCAATGCCTGCAAAGAAGCGGGTGTAAAACTCGGTGTTGGATATCGATTGCAGTCTGAGCCGTACACCAATGAAGTAAAGCGTTTTGTGCGTGAAAAAACGTTTGGAGATATCAGGTATGTATCTGCGGATGCCGGATACCATTCTGGCGGAAATCCAGACCAGTGGCGTTTGAACAAGGAACTTTCTGGAGGTGGGGCCTTATTGAATATGGGTGTATACGCCATTCAAAGTGCCATTTATGGCTCTGGGCAGAATCCCATTTCTGTTACTGCCCAAGAATATAGCACCCGTCCAGAATATTTCAAGGACACCGATGAGACCATTACGGCCCAATTTGAGTTTCCAAACGGAGCAGTGGGAAATATCATGACTTCCCATAACATTAGCGCAAACAGTATGTATGTGTCGGCAGAATCAGGATGGTTTGAATTACAACCGGCCAATAATTATGGCCCGCTTAGCGGAAGAACCTCAAAAGGGGATGTGATTGAGTTCCCTCATGAAAGTCAACAAAAACTACAAATGGATGATTTTGCCAAACATGTACTTTTTGATGCTCCCAACATTGCCCCAGGTGAAATGGGCAAACGTGATATGATCATCTGTGAAGCCATTTATGAATCCATAGCGAAAGGTGGACAAAAAGTTATGCTGGACTTGGAACCCGGATACGGTTTTGGCGGATTGCCAACATCCTGA
- a CDS encoding serine hydrolase, with protein sequence MKHITIYIFLLSGYYFGWSQIESNPNHPKGTEISPYLKSLVEYGCPGVSLAILDKDGWWLQSEGLSNIEVQRKMKDTHLHYLQSVAKTYMAVAILKLYEEGKLQLDEPITQYLAQEVSSMVDRADKVTIKMLLNHTSGIPEYNFDPEYASTLLQNPETAFTAVDYIKFVDGKKLTFDPGSRYSYRNTNYVLLSMIADEITGDHTSFIEESIFKPLGLQHTYYRISDEKLWNETLASSYWDRYSDGILENISHIQKQNVTYMVGDDGIVTTTSEAIQFLKGLLEGKLLQKSTLDMMMTWVKNKEGKPAYGLGLGHGEVNGHPYYGHSGGGIGAGCELRYFPETDRYMFVAINIGTVTYSPLHRKLEVIRNKIFLAMTE encoded by the coding sequence ATGAAACATATAACTATATACATCTTTTTACTTAGTGGGTATTATTTTGGTTGGTCCCAGATAGAATCCAATCCAAATCACCCCAAGGGAACTGAAATATCACCTTATTTAAAATCATTGGTAGAGTATGGTTGTCCTGGGGTCAGTTTGGCTATACTGGACAAAGATGGCTGGTGGTTGCAAAGTGAAGGATTATCCAATATTGAGGTACAACGCAAAATGAAGGATACCCATTTGCACTACCTGCAAAGCGTGGCAAAAACCTATATGGCTGTGGCGATTCTTAAACTCTACGAAGAAGGCAAACTTCAGTTGGATGAACCCATAACCCAATATTTAGCTCAAGAAGTGTCCAGCATGGTGGATAGAGCGGATAAAGTCACTATTAAAATGCTGTTGAACCATACCTCCGGTATCCCAGAATACAACTTTGACCCCGAGTATGCAAGTACTTTACTCCAAAATCCAGAGACTGCTTTTACGGCTGTGGACTATATCAAATTTGTCGATGGGAAAAAATTGACCTTTGATCCCGGAAGCCGATACTCATACAGAAATACAAACTATGTACTTCTCTCAATGATAGCCGATGAAATTACTGGTGACCATACCTCTTTTATTGAAGAAAGCATATTTAAACCTTTAGGTTTGCAGCATACCTACTACCGTATATCTGATGAAAAGCTCTGGAATGAGACTTTGGCAAGTAGTTATTGGGACCGCTACAGTGATGGGATTTTGGAAAACATTTCTCACATCCAAAAACAAAACGTAACCTATATGGTTGGGGATGACGGAATTGTTACCACCACTTCTGAAGCCATACAGTTTTTAAAAGGATTGTTAGAAGGGAAATTACTTCAAAAAAGCACTCTGGACATGATGATGACCTGGGTTAAAAATAAAGAGGGAAAACCTGCCTACGGACTTGGATTGGGTCATGGTGAGGTTAACGGACATCCCTATTATGGACACTCAGGAGGAGGAATTGGCGCAGGTTGCGAACTTCGGTATTTTCCTGAAACTGACCGATACATGTTCGTTGCCATCAATATTGGAACGGTAACGTACAGTCCTTTGCACAGAAAGCTTGAAGTAATACGGAACAAGATTTTTTTGGCAATGACAGAATAG
- a CDS encoding LytTR family DNA-binding domain-containing protein: MESNRKSPYYPDIPLFLVLIPFISAFNYYLTYANVKFDWWFAFTYTLDTLIGYAAWLAVRRIILWLDKKIVYTQFAKRVTLQFLLTTFAGLFIISFLTELSSLIVKGKWAHSSFYNYDLFIIAIWFFFINAIYVMIHYYYQWQGTAQQVLLEKQKLQTGFLVREGKNENRIPFENITGFSVESEYVVLYTMDGKQYFLDTPLEKIASELPSNLFFRLNRQFIAHRDQIMGFIKLENGKISVSLVEESALPSEIPVSRTKAPAFKRWFRTSD; the protein is encoded by the coding sequence ATGGAATCAAATAGAAAGTCACCATATTATCCAGATATTCCCCTTTTTTTGGTGCTCATTCCATTTATCAGTGCCTTTAACTACTATCTCACCTACGCCAATGTAAAGTTCGATTGGTGGTTTGCTTTTACCTATACACTAGATACACTAATTGGTTATGCGGCTTGGCTTGCTGTGCGGAGAATTATTTTGTGGCTCGATAAAAAGATAGTTTATACACAATTTGCAAAACGCGTTACTTTACAGTTTTTGCTCACCACCTTTGCAGGACTGTTCATCATCAGTTTTTTGACCGAACTTTCCAGCCTTATTGTGAAAGGGAAATGGGCCCATTCCAGTTTTTACAATTACGACCTCTTTATTATTGCCATTTGGTTCTTTTTCATCAATGCCATTTATGTAATGATTCATTATTACTATCAATGGCAAGGAACAGCACAACAAGTATTATTGGAAAAACAAAAACTGCAAACTGGTTTTTTAGTGCGTGAGGGTAAAAATGAGAACAGGATTCCCTTTGAAAACATTACGGGCTTTTCCGTAGAAAGTGAATATGTGGTTTTGTATACCATGGATGGAAAACAGTATTTTTTGGACACTCCACTGGAAAAAATTGCATCGGAGCTTCCATCAAACCTATTTTTTAGGCTCAACCGGCAATTTATTGCCCACCGAGATCAAATTATGGGATTCATTAAGCTTGAAAATGGGAAAATCAGTGTTTCTCTGGTAGAAGAAAGTGCACTTCCGTCAGAAATCCCAGTAAGTCGCACCAAGGCACCTGCATTTAAGCGCTGGTTTCGGACATCTGACTGA
- a CDS encoding TIGR02757 family protein — translation MTQSELKEFLDEKVVQYNHPRFLEDDPLQIPHRFTKKEDIEISGFLTATIAWGNRKSIINNASRLMELLDNAPHDFIINNSEGDLDKLIPFVHRTFNGLDLHYFLRSLKNSYQNHGGLESIFSKNQEKDSLQSAISKFKEVFFELPHLPRTTKHISDPNKGSAAKRINMFLRWMVRDNSTGVDFGIWKSLSPSQLSCPLDVHSGNVARKLKLLKRKQNDAKALQELDKKLRKLDPIDPVKYDFALFGLGVFEKF, via the coding sequence ATGACCCAGTCGGAGCTAAAGGAATTTTTGGATGAAAAAGTGGTGCAGTACAACCATCCCCGATTTTTGGAAGATGACCCGCTTCAAATTCCGCATAGATTTACCAAAAAAGAGGATATTGAAATCAGTGGTTTTTTAACCGCGACCATTGCTTGGGGAAATCGAAAAAGTATTATCAACAATGCTTCTCGACTAATGGAGCTTTTGGACAATGCACCGCATGACTTCATTATAAATAATTCAGAAGGTGATCTGGACAAATTAATTCCTTTTGTCCATCGAACGTTCAATGGGCTGGATTTGCACTATTTTCTGCGAAGTTTGAAAAATAGCTACCAAAATCATGGTGGGTTGGAATCTATTTTCAGTAAAAATCAAGAAAAGGATTCCTTGCAGTCTGCCATTTCCAAGTTTAAAGAGGTATTTTTTGAACTCCCTCATTTGCCACGAACCACAAAACATATTTCTGACCCCAACAAAGGTTCTGCAGCCAAACGCATTAACATGTTTTTGCGTTGGATGGTCCGTGACAACAGTACCGGAGTTGATTTTGGTATCTGGAAAAGTTTAAGTCCGTCCCAACTTTCCTGTCCGTTGGATGTACATTCAGGTAATGTAGCCCGAAAACTAAAGCTGCTCAAACGGAAACAAAACGATGCCAAGGCACTACAAGAACTGGATAAAAAACTAAGAAAACTCGACCCAATCGACCCGGTAAAATATGATTTTGCACTGTTTGGACTTGGGGTATTTGAAAAGTTCTAA
- a CDS encoding ABC transporter ATP-binding protein, translating to MIKATNIQKNYGDLKVLKGVDLKIQKGEVVSIVGASGAGKTTLLQILGTLDSPSNAGESTLFINDTNVTALNDKNLARFRNEHIGFIFQFHQLLPEFTALENVCIPAFIKKTPKEEAEKRAKELLDFLGLQDRYHHKPNALSGGEQQRVAVARSLMNKPSIVLADEPSGNLDSESADNLHKLFFKLRDEFGQTFVLVTHNLELADMADRKLTMVDGLIVS from the coding sequence ATGATAAAGGCCACAAATATTCAAAAAAACTACGGAGACCTCAAGGTCTTAAAAGGTGTTGATTTGAAGATTCAAAAAGGAGAAGTAGTTTCCATTGTTGGAGCATCAGGAGCTGGTAAAACCACGCTATTACAGATTTTGGGCACCTTGGATTCGCCTTCAAATGCTGGGGAAAGTACCCTTTTCATCAATGACACCAATGTAACTGCGTTAAATGATAAGAATTTGGCCCGGTTTCGGAACGAACATATTGGTTTTATTTTTCAATTTCATCAATTGTTGCCAGAGTTTACGGCCTTGGAGAACGTTTGTATTCCGGCATTCATCAAAAAAACACCTAAAGAAGAAGCCGAAAAACGGGCAAAGGAACTTTTGGATTTTTTGGGACTCCAAGACCGGTACCACCATAAACCCAATGCCCTGTCTGGAGGTGAACAGCAACGTGTGGCTGTGGCGCGATCTCTTATGAACAAGCCTTCCATAGTTCTGGCCGATGAACCCAGTGGAAATTTGGACTCGGAAAGTGCGGATAACCTTCACAAGCTATTTTTTAAGCTACGGGACGAATTTGGACAAACTTTTGTTCTTGTGACCCATAACCTTGAATTGGCCGATATGGCCGACCGAAAATTGACCATGGTGGATGGTCTCATCGTTTCTTAA
- the msrA gene encoding peptide-methionine (S)-S-oxide reductase MsrA — MDKQNKSVLETAIFAGGCFWCTEAVFQRLSGVEEVLSGYTGGTIKNPAYREICTGRTGHAEAIKITFDPSKVSYVELLEVFFVTHDPTTLNRQGNDVGTQYRSEIFYTSTQQKEQAEEFIALLEKERIFKSPIVTAISEEKPFYLAEEEHQNYYNDHRQQPYCQFIIDPKIKKLNTHFSKKLNTTS, encoded by the coding sequence ATGGATAAACAAAACAAATCAGTACTAGAGACCGCCATATTCGCTGGCGGTTGTTTTTGGTGCACAGAAGCCGTTTTTCAGCGACTCAGTGGAGTAGAGGAAGTACTCTCCGGTTATACGGGAGGTACCATTAAAAATCCAGCGTATCGGGAAATTTGCACAGGAAGGACAGGACATGCAGAGGCGATAAAAATTACATTTGATCCCTCAAAGGTCTCCTATGTTGAATTGTTGGAGGTGTTCTTTGTCACCCATGACCCTACCACTTTAAACCGACAAGGTAACGATGTGGGTACCCAATACCGAAGTGAAATATTTTATACATCCACCCAACAAAAAGAACAAGCCGAAGAATTTATTGCCCTTTTGGAAAAAGAACGCATCTTTAAATCACCCATTGTAACGGCCATTTCTGAGGAAAAACCCTTTTATTTGGCAGAGGAAGAGCATCAAAATTATTACAATGACCATAGGCAACAACCGTATTGCCAGTTTATCATTGACCCCAAAATTAAAAAGCTGAACACTCATTTTTCAAAGAAGTTAAACACCACTAGTTAA